One Molothrus aeneus isolate 106 chromosome 6, BPBGC_Maene_1.0, whole genome shotgun sequence genomic window carries:
- the EIF3M gene encoding eukaryotic translation initiation factor 3 subunit M, whose product MSVPAFIDITEEDQAAELRAYLKSKGAEISEENAEGGLHVDLAQIIEVCDVCLKEDDKDVESVMNSVVSLLLILEPDKQEALIENLCEKLVKFREGERPSLRLQLLSNLFHGMDKNTPVRYTVYCSLLKVASSCGAIQYIPTELDQVRKWISDWNLATEKKHTLLRLLYDVLVDCKKSDTAAKVMVELLGSYTEDNASQARVDAHRCIVRALKDPNTFLFDHLLALKPVKFLEGELIHDLLTIFVSAKLASYVKFYQNNKDFIDSLGLLHEHNMAKMRLLTFMGMAVENKEISFDTMQQELQIGADDVEAFVIDAVKTKMVYCKIDQTQRKVIVSHSTHRTFGKQQWQQLYDTLNTWKQNLNQVKNSLLSLSDT is encoded by the exons ATGAGCGTCCCGGCCTTCATCGACATCACCGAGGAGGATCAG gcTGCAGAACTGCGAGCTTACCTGAAATCCAAAGGAGCAGAAATCTCTGAAGAAAACGCTGAAGGTGGACTTCATGTGGACTTGGCACAGATCATTGAAGTGTGTGATGTGTGCCTGAAAGAGGATGACAAAG ATGTGGAGAGTGTGATGAACAGCGTTGTCTCTCTGCTTCTCATCCTGGAACCTGACAAACAGGAAGCACTGATTGAAAACCTGTGTGAGAAGTTAGTGAAGTTTCGGGAAGGAGAGCGCCCATCTCTCAGACTGCAGCT CCTGAGCAATCTCTTCCATGGCATGGACAAGAACACCCCTGTGAGGTACACAGTGTACTGCAGCCTTCTCAAAGTGGCCTCGTCCTGTGGTGCCATCCAGTACATTCCAACTGAACTAGATCAG GTCCGAAAATGGATTTCTGACTGGAATCTGGCCACAGAGAAAAAGCACACTCTCCTGAGACTGCTCTATGATGTCCTGGTAGACTGCAAGAAAAG tgACACTGCAGCAAAAGTGATGGTGGAGCTATTGGGAAGTTACACAGAGGACAATGCTTCCCAGGCTAGAGTTGATGCTCACAG atGTATTGTACGAGCATTGAAGGATCCAAATACCTTTCTCTTTGATCATCTTCTTGCCTTAAAACCAGTCAAATTTTTGGAAGGAGAACTTATTCATGAT CTTTTGACAATTTTTGTAAGTGCTAAACTAGCGTCCTATGTCAAGTTTTATCAGAACAACAAAGACTTCATTGACTCCCTGG GCTTGTTGCACGAACACAATATGGCCAAGATGAGGCTCCTTACTTTCATGGGAATGGCTGTAGAGAATAAAGAAATCTCATTTGACACAATGCAGCAGGAACTCCAGATCGGGGCTGATGATGTAGAAGCATTTGTCATTGATG CTGTAAAGACAAAGATGGTGTACTGCAAAATAGATCAGACACAGAGGAAAGTCATTGTCAG TCACAGCACACATCGGACTTTTggaaagcagcagtggcagcagttgTATGACACTCTAAACACCTGGAAACAAAATTTGAATCAAGTGAAAAACAGTCTCCTCAGTCTCTCAGACACCTAA